A stretch of DNA from Kwoniella mangroviensis CBS 8507 chromosome 1 map unlocalized Ctg01, whole genome shotgun sequence:
CTCGTCTCGTTGGCTCACTTCCGCCTTGGACGTGCGAGGCAGCGACTGGGATGAAAGATAGTTCTCAGACAGGGAAGAGGGCGACTGAGGCAGCTGGATCTTCATATGGATCGATCAGGTATCGATGTCATGCCGGGTATAACAGTTGATGAACGATTTCATGTACGTGTTTCACTGtacagagatcaagatcggCAACATTCTAGATAGCTGAATACCTGGATTGTACTCACATCTTCCGAGCGTTCTGTACACGGATATACAGCCAATTCACTGCATCTCTCACACCGGTTCTGAAAAGACttgagatcagcttctgtATTCCCATGTCGACTATGCCTGATTGGCCTTCTATTCATAAGAAGAGCAgctactcacccttcaagAGCAGAGACACCCATCACGTCCAGACTTGCCATTCTCTCATCTTTTGCACCACCATCATGCCACTGTTTATGTTCTCCTGGCTGCTGTCCTTTTGCCTCAGCTTGGCTatgatctccttcttgatTGTCCGCTGGCTCTTTCGCtttgcctttacctttatctttcggtttatcctcttcgtccgtCTCTCTGTTCGATCGAGCGCGTTGCCAAGCATCGAACGATTCTCTGATTTCCGCTACGGAGAGTGACGTCGGACTATCCTGCTTGTTGGCAAGCAAAAGTAAGGGCAGGTTCAATAATCGAGGGGAATTCAGCACTTCGTCTGAGCAGTTGGTGAAATCAGCAGTCCGCAGGTGAGTGAAGTCGAAGAGAGGGTGAATTGTTTCGGACATACCGAAGACTTCCCAATTCTCAGTCAACCTAGCTTGATCACAAGCGTCTACGACAAATACCACCGCATGACATTCATCATAGTATTTAGGCCATATCGACCTTATATCCCTCTGTCCACCTAGATCGTAGAATCGTAATTCGGTCGATGGTAATGTGATCTTACCGACTGGATACATAGAATTGGCGTTGCAAAACCTCCAAGGAGCTTGTGAATGGGCTTACTATTCTGACCAACGGTCGGACCAATCTTCTCCGGCCGCATACCAGGTGTAGGATTATACATGGTCTTTATCTTCTCAAGCATGGTCTGATCATGTTCGGGGGTCAGAGGTGCTACTCAAACCCGGCCTTCAAATGTCTATATGTGCAACTCACAGTCTTACCAGCCTATATAGCGGTCAGCAAATTGCGCGTTGAAGCTTAACCACCGAGAGAGTGACAACTCACATTGTCCAGACCGATGATCACCACTGAATATTCATCTTTTCTCGTCAAATATTCGTGCAGTCCCCTCAAGAGATGGTACATTGGCGTGATAGCGATGCGGACAGAGTGTGCTAATCTGTTCTTTGGACAGGTGGTAAGATATGATACTGGAAAGCGATCATTGGTAGTCAGGGTTTAGTTCATCGATTGCAACATCTTTCGtacttcagcttcaacatcCATTTTCCCTCCACTCTACAGTTGCGAACATTTTTCAACATTTCCAACAATCTAGAGTCCACACTTCAATCTGCAAATATAAGCGAAAGATGTCCAACAAGTTGACCCATGAAGAGCAAGAGGCGTTGGTGATCAGTGAAGATCCTGAGCATGTAAGTGCATTGACTCGTCAGTCCGAGGTGAGATTGCTGACGACACTGAGTCATAGCCCGCTAATTTGATTTCCGAATTATGTCGAGAGTTCTACAGTATGTCATCCAGCTGTCATTGTTAGAATATATAAGAAGTACTGATAGTATGATGCGTAGAACTTGGATGGGTCACAGGCACTGGAGGAGGTAAGTCTATGAGCTCCAACTCATATCTACCGTGCTCATTAATTGTTACTAGGTATCTCAATTCGACAAGGGTGAGCCAGCGTGCGCTATAATCAGAGATGAATAATATATCTAATCGGCAGAAAACCACAGTGAACATGTGTACCTTGCTCCCTCTGGTGTACAGAAAGAGCGGATCAAGCCAGAGCACATCTTTGTCCTTCCGTTCGCTCAATCATCTGTACCTAGACCTGGATCAAAGAGAGATTTCCTGAGGATACCAAGTAAAAAGGTGAATACGAACGGCTCACCAGCAATACGGCAGATATATCTTGTTGGAAAGCTGATAGTTGGTATTGTCAACAGGGCCTGACAGAATCACAATGTACCCCTCTGTTCTGGAACGCTTTCACCATGAGAGAAGCGGGCGCATGTATACATACTCATTCCCAACATGCCGGTGAGTCGCAACAATGCCCTCGTAATGAATCAAGTTTTAATGATATTTCCGCTCGCTTAGTCATGTTGACACTCTTACATCCTCGGGATGCTCAGAGCTTCAAGATCTCCCatcaagagatgatcaaaggtgtGCGGATTGGTGGAGTAGGGAAAACACTCAGTTTCTTCAATACTTTGGAAATCCCCATCATCGATAATACGgctgttgaagaagatttgactGAAAGTATGGCTGCTGTGAGTGGATCGGTCTTCCCAATCGACGCATTGCAAgtgatcaatgctgatacttgCAATTTAGGCCATGGAGAAATACCCAGACGCTCCTGCTATCTTAGTAAGAAGACATGGTGTTTACGTTTGGGGTGAGTACTTCGTCCCTCATTGGTTTCCATAGGTGTAGCAAAATTTGACTGACTACTGTGGGATGTTAGGTAACACTTGGGAACAAGCAAAGACCCAATCGGAATGTCTCGACTACCTTTTTGAGATCGCCGTCAAGATGCTTTTGGCCAAATTACCACTGGTTGGGGACAATTAGACATAGTTATAGGAATGTGATGTGCATGGCAGTCTGAGAATCATCATATAACCGATTCAATCTTGGACTCGATGCGGACGATAGATGCGGTCTATCGAGGTATCCATCCTCTCGCTTATCGCAAACTCCCTTCAGACGCCTTCTCCAACACTGCGAATATGAGCCTCCATTCACTTCATATTGTTCTTGTCTTGGCCAACGAAgattttccttctccttttccaagTTCAAGATGCGTCACTGCCGCACAAAGGATTCCGGTCCGTTTATATACGCAATACCAAATTTCTCTGAATGGGTTATACCAAATTCAACTGTTGAACGAACAAAACCAAATCTCATCGACACTGGTGGAATAACGTATTGAGAAGGCTTAACTGATCCTTTCTCGGTTACTTTGTACTGTTCGAACGGGCGGATAGTCAGATTCTGATGACCATACTTGTCGCGATATCACCAATACCGGAAAATGATTGAACGTTTGTTTTTACTGATACAAGCCAACTCACGAATCTGTTGAACCTCTAATTCAGCAATTTGGTTTTTCCATAATGATCCTTTGTATGACAATAGGTGAAAAGATGTCTGATAGTTTACAGATCATTATCATACCTTACTTCCGAGCACATCATTCAACAGACTCCGAAGCATTATTTATCCAGTTCGACAGATATAAAAAGGCCAACAATTTACTGTAAAATCGTCCCGTCTTAGGAGATATATATGAGTTATTCAACTAACTCTCAATTTTTTCTACGCGTGTCAATGCTTAGAAGCTTGTTAGATTGTGATTCAAGGTATTATACCACAACTTGATGATTCTTCAGTGACTCGATAGATCCTATCCTACTGGTGAGTGCTTTACACTTATCTGATCCGACATTCACGGCACTCCCGAACCCGGATTATGGATTCTGAGCATCTCTCAATAGCATTTAGTTTGATGCTAGGTCTACTCGCCTTTGATCGCATCTTACCGATTTTTTCATCCTTTGCTTCTATCCCGGGCTCGCCCTATATTCATTCTTCGCTCGAATTATATCGGGAGCGCTTTTatcccatttcctctttACGTTGTTCGAAAAATTGAAAAAAGCAGGCTAATTGACTGCATTGATAACGGGTTCGATCAGACCTGACCGAACAAGCCAGAAGCAGATTCGATCACACTCATTGTATGAGTTTTCCACCGGAAGATCATGTTCACCGTAacaccctcatcttcttctttatctccCGAAGGCCCCACTCCACAGGAAAACCAACACGATCATGGTCTCGTATCAGCTTCAACAGCCAATACTCCTAACCAAATCTTCAACAAGCCATCGAGCTCAACAGTGGCCAACGCTATCAACACTGGTGtcaagatagatgatgtCAACCCCGTTGAAAGCCTGAAAGAATTGCTGAAATGTATCTTGACGATCATCCAAGGATATTCCGATTTCTCACATTCATCGAATTTGTACTTGTCGTCTTTGGACCACTACAGACTGAGGACCGAGAAGCTGTTAGGCTTTGCTCGTAGACTCGAAAACGTTCCTTCTCCTGTGGTCATTTTGGACGATGCCAATGATGGTGATTGCGATGATCACCAAGACCCGGAGATAGATACGCCATCGAGACAAGATCTGATGAGGGAGATATacaaattggaagaagaatggtggaaTAGCGAAGTAGTTGCAAGTTGGTACGGACCTAGACCACGACCTAGGTACACGTCAAGAAggttatcatcttcacacaAAGGTATACAAGACCTTCAAGTTCTATCGATCGCTCAGCCCACCACGAACATCCAACAGAACTCTAtgtcttctcctcctccaactACGGTAAATGTCAGTCCTAGCCCTAAGAAAAGCAAGACGGGTATGACCCTGATCGATCAACAGAGGGCCCGAAGACACAGAATCAGCCCAAGAGATCTCACTGCGTTGACTGAAGAAGAGCGTGAATCGCCTCATGAGGATGATTTGTCGGAGACCAGAACAAAGACAATCACCCGAAGGAATGCCGCGACGCAAGCTCAAGTATCTATTTTGACGGATGTAGGATGGTTAAGGAGGGATTCGAGTTACGTAGGATTACATGACGAGTGAATGCTGTATATACAGTAGGATGATAACAGAATATCCTTGTTATCCGCTGGCACGTCTCAATCAAAGTGTCTGGCGAGATCACGAACACGAGATGCCGAGCGGATGTCCCAGTTCTAAGTTTCCATTTTGCGCTGCTGAACAACGTAGATGCACATGAACTTCGCCAGAAGTCTCTCAGGGTGCCTCATGCACGCTAGGAGAAATGCTCTTCTTTGACCATGATCCCTCccaaaaaatcaaaaagaTACGGGTCTCGTCCCGGGATTGAACCGAGGACCACCCCCAAAGCTTTCTGATGAAAACCCTAAGAGGGCATGCTACCACTGCACCAACGAAACAGGCAACTGCCTTACGAAACCGTAATTCGCGGAATTGGAAATTTTGATTCAACTATATTGTGCAAACACATTTTCACCATAGAAGGGATGCACTTGGATCTTATGATCGTGGACATCGTAACCATTCATGCGCACAAGGCATGCATGTCCACCTTTTCAAAGCCTTGAGAGACTGCTCTAAACCTCGTTGGCATGCATCAATGATAGCGAGGCCTCGTATACACCTAGAGAAAATGACTGGTGTCCAGCAGAGAAACACCGCCTCACCCGCGATTGTAGTGGTAACCTGTCATTACGTACACAAAGATGTGCCGCCACCCAGCGAGTGCGTGTCATAGTCACACCTCATCACTGGCTTCAATGGACGTGTAGAGTCAATCGataccttcatcctcttcatacATTTCAATAAAACACACTTTGATATAATCTCTGACTCACTGGGTCATACTCCCTCTCACACCTTATTCTAGAATACCATCCAGAACTACAGGGAAATAAAGCATCATGGATCAGCAGCTCATCTCGCTCGTGAACAAGGTATGTCCACGCTTATCTCACTAATCCTACATAGACATCGCTGACAGACGAGGTAGCTGCAAGATGTGTTCGCATCAATTGGTGTATCAAACAATATTGTAAGCCCCTCGCTCTTCCATCCCTACAGATGCAGTGGCGTAGCTGACAGTTAGGTCGTAGGATCTTCCGCAAATCACGGTGATTGGTTCACAAAGTAGTGGTAAATCGTCTGTGCTCGAGGTGAGActtatcattcaaatcaTACGGAGGACCACCGCTGAtggtgataatgatgatgatgtagaacATTGTTGGAAGAGATTTCTTACCTCGAGGAACCGGTATCGTGACCAGACGTCCATTGGTACGTGCTCTGATCTCACGCATGATACAAATAGTATACCTAATCAGCGTGTGGTGATTGTAGGTCCTCCAATTGATAAACAGACCAGCAACTTCCAAACCTGCTCAACCCAATGGCGACAAGGCAGATGGAGAAAAGGCAGAAGATGCTATGGCGAAAGTACAGCTCAATGAGAATAACCCTGATGAATGGGGAGAATTCCTTCATTTGCCAGGCCAGAAGTTTCACGATTTCCATAAGAtcagagatgagattgtgaGAGATACAGAGAAGATGACTGGAAAGAATGCCGGTAGGTGCCCGTCTCTGCCTTCACATGAAGCCTATCATCTTCGCTCCCGGTACATCGGTTTGCTGACAGGTTCATATTCCATGTGTAAGGTATCTCCCCAAACCCAATTAATCTTCGAATCTTCTCTCCCAACGTTCTCACACTCACTCTCGTCGACTTACCTGGGTTAACCAAAGTACCCGTTGGAGATCAACCACGTGATATTGAGAAACAAATTCGAGATATGTTGATGCGATTCATCTCCAAGCCCAACGCTATCATCTTGGCAGTCACAGCCGCCAACACGGATTTAGCAAATTCAGATGGTTTGAAATTAGCAAGAGAAGTTGATCCTGAAGGAACAAGAACTATTGGTGTTTTAACAAAGGTCGACTTGATGGATCAAGGTACCGACGTAGTTGACATTCTAGCCGGAAGAGTCATCCCCTTAAGGTTAGGCTATGTACCAGTCGTTAACAGAGGTCAAAGAGATATAGATCAAAGTAAATCGATCGCCTCGGCTTTAGACAACGAAAGGAAGTTCTTTGAAGGTCACCCTAGTTATGCTGGAAAAGCTCAATACTGTGGTACTCCTTGGCTTGCTAGAAAACTCAATATcgtaagtcatcatcattttcaaccCCAGTCGAAACGCGATGTGCTAATGATTATCGTAAGATTCTCATGCACCACATCCGAAATACCCTTCCTGATATCAAAGCAAGAATCAACCAGCAACTCGCTAAATATCAAGCTGAACTTACTTCTCTCGGTGGACCGATGGGGGAGACCAACCCAGGTAGTCTAGTACTGTCTACTATTACCGAGTTCTGCTCGGAATTCAGATCCGCCATCGATGGTAACACCAACGATCTATCGCTTAACGAATTATCCGGTGGTGCTCGTATCAGTTTCGTCTTCCATGAGCTGTACAATAACGGTGTCAAATCGATCGACCCTTTCGATCAAGTCAAAGATGGTGATATTAGGACTATCCTTTACAATTCTTCCGGTTCCACCCCTTCGTTGTTCGTCGGTACAACCGCTTTTGAAGTTATAGTTAAACAA
This window harbors:
- a CDS encoding methylthioribulose-1-phosphate dehydratase — translated: MSNKLTHEEQEALVISEDPEHPANLISELCREFYKLGWVTGTGGGISIRQGEHVYLAPSGVQKERIKPEHIFVLPFAQSSVPRPGSKRDFLRIPSKKGLTESQCTPLFWNAFTMREAGACIHTHSQHAVMLTLLHPRDAQSFKISHQEMIKGVRIGGVGKTLSFFNTLEIPIIDNTAVEEDLTESMAAAMEKYPDAPAILVRRHGVYVWGNTWEQAKTQSECLDYLFEIAVKMLLAKLPLVGDN